Proteins encoded within one genomic window of Bradyrhizobium sp. AZCC 1719:
- the smc gene encoding chromosome segregation protein SMC, whose translation MKLTRLRLHGFKSFVEPTDFMIEPGLTGVVGPNGCGKSNLVEALRWAMGETSHKSLRAADMDAVIFAGSGNRPARNHAEVTMTIDNADRTAPAAVNDSQVLEISRRIEREAGSVYRINGRDVRARDVQILFADAATGARSPALVHQGKIGEIIQAKPEQRRRVLEDAAGVAGLHARRHEAELRLRAAETNLTRVEDVIGQLSGQIDGLKKQARQAIRFREVAAKVRKAEATLFHLRWLEANTDVAEAAQTHDVNVREMAERTREQAEAARIQAIRASELPALREGEARAAAGLQRLTNAREQLDREEERAKERVAELDRRLNQFAADIAREQQQTSDAEIALQRLDTEDAELKEEIKSRVEKRSGVDERVSEAEATLAAAERMFGELTTALADLTAKRNQLEAGVRTHRDRLARLDQELASVAADEQKLSDETGNLGDLDALAAAMETAQETLAVSEAAAQANETGHIAARQKLEASRAPLTEAEKRVQRLETEARTISKLVNVETKNLWPPIIDGVTVAKGYEKALGAVLGDDLDAPVDPSAPMRWTNAGASFDDPALPDGVDALAAHVEAPAELARRLAQIGVVPKERGAEFVSQLKTGQRLVSLEGDVWRWDGFVAAAHAPTGAARRLAERARLVDIEHELEQARADAAAKRQALEDAEAELKAASAAETAAREAWRAAQREADAARERHAATEREINRHAARKSALTEAHTRLAADRSEAEAAHESATAALTELPPTDETEAKLSAVRTEIDGHRRFAAQVRAEAQALAREAELADKRVQAITAERTEWQNRKQSSASQVATVEARITEVTAERAELENAPAVFAEKRRALINEIESAESARRVAADALAAAESVMAQTDREAKASLEALSSAREACARAEERMEGTKRRLSDIEREIHDMLEVEPHAVAALAEIEPGSELPPLSEIEESLEKLRRDRERLGAVNLRAEEELREVETQHTALTTERDDLVEAIKRLRQGIQSLNKEARERLLTSFETVNEHFKRLFVELFGGGEAALHLIESDDPLEAGLEIIAKPPGKKPQTLSLLSGGEQALTALALIFAVFLTNPSPICVLDEVDAPLDDHNVERFCNLLHEMTSSTETRFIIITHNPITMARMNRLFGVTMAERGVSQLVSVGLDDAVKILDQNVA comes from the coding sequence ATGAAACTTACGCGCCTCCGCCTCCACGGTTTCAAGTCGTTCGTCGAACCCACTGATTTCATGATTGAACCCGGCCTCACCGGCGTGGTCGGACCGAACGGCTGCGGCAAATCCAATTTGGTCGAAGCCTTGCGCTGGGCGATGGGCGAAACCTCGCACAAATCGCTGCGCGCCGCGGACATGGATGCGGTGATCTTCGCCGGTTCCGGCAACCGTCCGGCGCGCAACCACGCCGAAGTGACGATGACGATCGACAATGCCGATCGCACGGCGCCGGCCGCCGTCAACGACAGCCAGGTGCTGGAAATCTCCCGCCGCATCGAGCGCGAGGCGGGCTCGGTCTATCGCATCAACGGCCGCGATGTCCGCGCCCGCGACGTGCAGATCCTGTTTGCCGACGCCGCCACCGGCGCGCGGTCGCCGGCGCTGGTTCACCAGGGCAAGATCGGCGAGATCATTCAGGCCAAGCCCGAGCAGCGCCGCCGTGTGCTGGAAGACGCCGCCGGCGTCGCGGGCCTCCATGCCCGCCGCCACGAGGCTGAGCTGCGGCTGAGGGCTGCCGAAACCAACCTCACCCGCGTCGAGGACGTGATCGGGCAGCTCTCCGGCCAGATCGACGGCTTGAAGAAGCAGGCGCGGCAGGCGATCCGGTTCCGCGAAGTTGCGGCCAAGGTGCGCAAGGCTGAGGCCACGCTGTTCCACCTGCGCTGGCTCGAGGCCAATACCGACGTCGCGGAAGCCGCGCAAACGCACGACGTCAATGTGCGCGAGATGGCCGAGCGCACCCGCGAGCAGGCCGAAGCGGCGCGTATCCAGGCGATCCGCGCTTCCGAATTGCCGGCCTTGCGCGAAGGCGAAGCCCGCGCCGCGGCGGGACTGCAGCGCCTCACCAACGCCCGCGAACAGCTCGACCGCGAGGAAGAGCGCGCCAAGGAGCGTGTCGCCGAGCTCGACCGGCGGCTGAATCAGTTCGCCGCCGACATCGCGCGCGAACAGCAGCAGACATCCGATGCCGAGATCGCGCTGCAGCGCCTCGACACCGAGGACGCCGAGCTGAAGGAAGAGATCAAGTCACGCGTCGAAAAGCGCTCTGGCGTCGACGAGCGCGTGTCGGAAGCGGAAGCGACACTGGCCGCGGCCGAGCGCATGTTCGGCGAGCTGACCACGGCGCTCGCCGACCTCACCGCCAAGCGCAACCAGTTAGAGGCCGGCGTGCGCACCCATCGCGACCGGCTGGCCCGGCTCGACCAGGAACTCGCCAGCGTCGCGGCCGATGAGCAAAAGCTCAGCGACGAGACCGGCAATCTCGGCGACCTCGACGCGCTCGCCGCCGCCATGGAGACCGCGCAGGAAACGCTGGCCGTATCCGAAGCGGCGGCGCAAGCCAACGAGACCGGCCACATCGCTGCACGGCAGAAGCTCGAAGCTTCCCGCGCCCCGCTCACCGAGGCCGAAAAGCGCGTGCAGCGGCTCGAGACCGAAGCGCGCACGATTTCAAAACTGGTCAATGTCGAGACCAAGAATCTGTGGCCGCCGATCATCGACGGTGTCACCGTCGCCAAGGGCTATGAGAAAGCGCTTGGCGCCGTCCTCGGCGACGATCTTGACGCGCCCGTCGATCCCTCCGCGCCGATGCGCTGGACCAATGCCGGCGCAAGCTTCGACGATCCGGCCCTGCCGGACGGCGTGGATGCGCTGGCTGCGCATGTCGAGGCGCCGGCCGAACTGGCGCGCCGTCTTGCGCAGATCGGCGTCGTGCCGAAGGAGCGCGGCGCGGAGTTCGTTTCGCAATTGAAGACCGGCCAGCGGCTGGTCTCGCTGGAAGGCGACGTCTGGCGCTGGGACGGCTTTGTCGCCGCCGCGCATGCACCGACCGGCGCCGCTCGGCGTCTGGCCGAACGCGCCCGCCTGGTCGATATCGAACACGAGCTGGAACAGGCCCGCGCCGATGCTGCTGCCAAGCGGCAGGCCCTGGAAGACGCCGAGGCGGAACTGAAGGCGGCATCCGCCGCCGAAACGGCCGCCCGCGAAGCCTGGCGGGCCGCGCAGCGCGAGGCCGATGCGGCGCGCGAACGCCATGCCGCGACCGAGCGCGAGATCAATCGCCACGCCGCGCGCAAATCCGCGCTGACCGAGGCCCATACCCGCCTTGCCGCCGACCGCAGCGAGGCTGAGGCCGCGCATGAGAGCGCCACTGCCGCGCTGACCGAACTGCCGCCGACGGATGAGACGGAAGCGAAGCTTAGCGCCGTTCGTACCGAGATCGACGGACACCGCCGCTTTGCCGCGCAAGTGCGGGCCGAAGCCCAGGCGCTGGCGCGCGAAGCCGAGTTGGCCGACAAGCGCGTGCAGGCGATCACGGCCGAACGCACCGAATGGCAGAATCGCAAGCAGAGCTCGGCCTCACAGGTCGCCACCGTCGAGGCGCGCATCACCGAGGTAACGGCCGAGCGCGCCGAGCTTGAAAATGCACCGGCCGTGTTTGCCGAAAAGCGTCGCGCGCTGATCAACGAGATCGAGTCGGCCGAAAGCGCCCGCCGCGTCGCCGCGGATGCGCTGGCCGCCGCCGAGAGCGTGATGGCCCAGACCGACCGCGAGGCCAAGGCCTCGCTCGAAGCGCTCTCCTCCGCCCGCGAGGCCTGCGCCCGCGCCGAGGAGCGCATGGAAGGCACCAAGCGCCGCCTTTCCGACATCGAGCGCGAGATCCACGACATGCTCGAAGTCGAGCCGCACGCGGTAGCGGCGCTCGCCGAGATCGAGCCGGGCTCGGAATTGCCGCCGCTTTCCGAAATCGAGGAAAGCCTCGAAAAGCTGCGCCGCGACCGCGAGCGCCTTGGCGCCGTCAATCTGCGCGCCGAGGAAGAATTGCGCGAGGTCGAGACCCAGCACACGGCGTTGACCACCGAACGCGACGATCTGGTCGAAGCCATCAAGCGGCTGCGCCAGGGCATCCAGAGCCTCAACAAGGAAGCCCGCGAGCGGCTGTTGACCTCGTTCGAGACCGTCAACGAGCACTTCAAGCGGCTGTTCGTCGAATTGTTCGGCGGCGGCGAAGCCGCGCTTCATTTGATCGAGAGCGACGATCCACTGGAGGCCGGCCTCGAAATCATCGCCAAACCGCCCGGCAAGAAGCCGCAGACGCTGTCGCTGCTTTCGGGTGGCGAGCAGGCGCTGACGGCGCTGGCGCTGATCTTCGCGGTGTTCCTCACCAACCCGTCGCCGATTTGCGTGCTGGACGAAGTCGACGCGCCGCTCGACGACCACAATGTGGAGCGGTTCTGCAACCTGCTGCACGAGATGACCTCGTCGACGGAAACCCGCTTCATCATCATCACGCATAATCCGATCACGATGGCGCGGATGAACCGGCTGTTCGGCGTCACCATGGCCGAACGCGGCGTCTCGCAACTGGTCTCGGTCGGCCTCGACGACGCCGTGAAGATTTTGGATCAGAACGTGGCGTGA
- a CDS encoding LemA family protein, whose product MSTGWIVLGVIVIIVLFAFAAYNRLVALSQRVGQAFADIDVQLKQRHDLVPNLVETVKGYASHERGTLDDVIKARNSAMSAQGPAQVSAAENQLSGALGRLIALSEAYPDLKANANFQQLASELSDLENKIAASRRFFNNAVQEYNTGIQQLPAALFAGMFGFTRKEFFDLGASRTEVEVAPTVKF is encoded by the coding sequence ATGTCGACCGGCTGGATCGTTCTCGGCGTCATCGTCATCATCGTGCTGTTTGCGTTTGCCGCGTATAACCGCCTCGTCGCGCTCAGCCAGCGGGTCGGCCAGGCCTTTGCCGATATCGACGTCCAGCTCAAGCAGCGCCACGATCTGGTGCCGAACCTGGTCGAAACCGTGAAGGGCTATGCCAGCCACGAGCGCGGCACGCTCGACGATGTCATCAAGGCGCGCAATTCCGCGATGTCGGCGCAAGGACCGGCGCAGGTATCCGCTGCCGAGAACCAGCTCTCCGGCGCGCTCGGCCGCCTGATCGCGCTGTCGGAGGCCTATCCGGACCTCAAGGCCAACGCCAACTTCCAGCAACTCGCCAGCGAACTGTCCGACCTCGAAAACAAGATCGCGGCCAGCCGCCGCTTCTTCAACAACGCGGTCCAGGAATACAACACCGGCATCCAGCAGCTTCCGGCAGCGCTGTTTGCCGGCATGTTCGGCTTCACCCGCAAGGAATTCTTCGATCTCGGCGCCAGCCGCACCGAAGTCGAGGTCGCGCCGACCGTGAAGTTCTGA
- a CDS encoding small ribosomal subunit Rsm22 family protein — MTSPDLPAELKTALDGKLRGFSRSDAAGRAASISKTYRCGGNSGTIRSEADALAYALARMPATYAAVTASLNALVQNRPDFAPKTLLDVGAGPGTATWAAAEAFPSLTEFTLLDANAALRALALDLVRNGTRLRDIGYQLGEARAALAKADTADLVVASYMIGEIGEAEQRALAELLWQKTHDTLLVVEPGTPAGYARIIALRAHLIALGAHVAAPCPHDSQCPLQAPDWCHFTQRLQRSRAHKQVKGAELPYEDEKFSYVALTRAAVERHPTRVLAQPIVTKVEVTAKLCTPEGLSFAKMPRRAKADYARARRWRWGDAVS, encoded by the coding sequence ATGACCTCACCCGACCTCCCTGCCGAACTGAAAACCGCGCTCGACGGCAAGCTGCGCGGCTTTTCCCGCAGCGACGCCGCCGGCCGCGCCGCCTCAATCTCGAAGACCTATCGCTGCGGCGGCAACTCCGGCACGATCCGCTCTGAAGCCGACGCACTCGCCTATGCGCTGGCACGAATGCCCGCGACCTATGCCGCGGTCACGGCCAGCCTGAACGCACTCGTCCAGAACAGACCTGACTTCGCTCCAAAGACCCTGCTCGACGTCGGCGCCGGGCCGGGCACGGCCACATGGGCAGCGGCCGAAGCATTCCCGTCGCTGACGGAATTCACGCTGCTGGATGCCAACGCCGCGTTGCGTGCGCTGGCGCTGGATCTGGTGCGCAACGGCACGCGGCTGCGCGACATCGGCTACCAGCTCGGCGAGGCCCGCGCCGCGCTTGCCAAAGCGGATACGGCAGACCTTGTCGTGGCGAGCTACATGATCGGCGAAATCGGCGAAGCCGAGCAACGCGCGCTCGCCGAACTGTTGTGGCAGAAGACCCACGACACGCTGCTCGTGGTCGAACCCGGCACGCCCGCCGGCTATGCCCGGATCATTGCGCTGCGCGCGCACCTGATCGCGCTGGGCGCACATGTCGCCGCCCCCTGCCCGCACGACAGTCAATGCCCGCTACAAGCACCGGACTGGTGCCATTTCACCCAGCGCCTGCAACGCTCACGCGCGCACAAGCAGGTCAAGGGCGCGGAGCTGCCGTACGAGGATGAGAAATTCTCTTATGTCGCGTTGACGCGCGCTGCGGTGGAACGGCACCCCACTCGCGTGCTGGCGCAACCGATCGTCACCAAGGTCGAAGTAACGGCGAAACTTTGCACGCCGGAAGGTCTCAGCTTCGCGAAAATGCCCCGCCGCGCCAAGGCGGATTACGCCCGTGCGCGCCGCTGGCGGTGGGGCGATGCCGTTAGTTGA
- a CDS encoding DsbA family protein, which yields MMITRRAFTAALSLTGLGLLAGFSPLRLITDAMAQSPADVAKPQSLPDMALGPANATVTITEYASMTCPHCAAFAEKVFPKIKSEFIDSGKIRYVFREFPLDIKAAAGSMLARCIAKDDAPRYFAVIDLLFKQQNDWVVKNTTETLTRIGKQAGLTQTQVEDCLKDQALLDKIAADQKYAAEVLKVQSTPTFFINGEMIKGEQSFEEFAKRINAMLKS from the coding sequence TTGATGATCACGCGCCGCGCCTTCACCGCCGCTCTCTCGCTGACCGGGCTTGGCCTGCTCGCCGGCTTCTCGCCGCTGCGGCTGATCACCGATGCGATGGCGCAGAGCCCCGCTGACGTCGCCAAGCCGCAGTCGCTGCCCGACATGGCGCTCGGGCCGGCCAACGCTACCGTGACCATCACCGAATACGCCTCGATGACCTGCCCGCATTGCGCCGCGTTCGCCGAAAAAGTGTTCCCGAAGATCAAGTCGGAATTCATCGACAGCGGCAAGATACGCTACGTGTTCCGCGAATTCCCGCTCGACATCAAGGCCGCCGCCGGATCGATGCTGGCCCGTTGCATCGCCAAGGACGACGCGCCGAGATATTTCGCCGTCATCGACCTTCTGTTCAAGCAGCAGAACGACTGGGTGGTGAAGAATACTACGGAGACGCTGACCCGGATTGGCAAGCAGGCCGGCCTTACGCAAACGCAGGTCGAGGATTGCCTGAAGGATCAGGCGCTGCTCGACAAGATCGCCGCCGACCAGAAATATGCCGCCGAGGTGTTGAAGGTGCAGTCGACGCCGACCTTCTTCATCAATGGCGAGATGATCAAGGGCGAGCAGAGCTTCGAGGAGTTCGCAAAGCGCATCAATGCGATGCTGAAGAGCTGA
- a CDS encoding anthranilate synthase component I: MNRTAFSLPEHSEYRTAGGLVISRVVEQFTGNAKRLDDLIELLDRRRGVVLSSGTTVPGRYESFDLGFADPPLVLETAGSNFSLSALNARGEVLIAFLGDVLREPCVVISERSSTRMAGHIIRGAAPVEEDQRTRRASVMSLVRDLVAAFTANDDPLLGLFGAFAYDLVFQIEDLVQKRAREADQRDIVLYVPDRLLAYDRATGRGVVLSYDFSWKGKSTQGLPRDTAESVYAKTPRQGFADHAPGEYQATVEVARAAFARGDLFEAVPGQLFAEPCERSPAEVFQRLCRINPSPYGALMNLGDGEFLVSASPEMFVRSDGRRVETCPISGTIARGVDAIGDAEQIRQLLNSEKDEFELNMCTDVDRNDKARVCIPGTIKVLARRQIETYSKLFHTVDHVEGMLRPGFDALDAFLTHAWAVTVTGAPKLWAMQFVEDNERSSRRWYAGAIGAVNFDGSINTGLTIRTIRMKDGLAEVRVGATCLFDSDPAAEDRECQVKAAALFQALRGDAPKPLSTFAPDATGSGRKVLLIDHDDSFVHMLADYFRQVGASVTVVRHVHAQEMLKRKGWDLLVLSPGPGRPEDFGISKTIGTALDRKLPIFGVCLGVQAIGEYFGGQLGQLTQPAHGRPSRIQVRGGRLMQNLPNEIVIGRYHSLYVERDSVPDVLEVTATTEDGVAMAIEHKTLPVGGVQFHPESLMSLGGEVGLRIVENAFRLNVG; the protein is encoded by the coding sequence ATGAACAGGACAGCCTTCTCCCTGCCGGAGCACAGCGAATACCGGACCGCGGGCGGTCTCGTGATTTCGCGCGTCGTCGAGCAGTTCACCGGCAACGCCAAGCGCCTTGACGACCTGATCGAGCTGCTCGATCGCCGCCGTGGCGTGGTGCTGTCCTCCGGCACCACGGTGCCGGGGCGTTATGAAAGTTTTGACCTCGGCTTTGCCGATCCGCCGCTGGTGCTGGAAACGGCCGGCTCGAATTTCTCTCTGAGCGCGTTGAACGCACGCGGCGAGGTGCTGATCGCATTCCTCGGCGATGTGCTGCGCGAGCCCTGCGTCGTCATTTCGGAGCGGAGCTCCACGCGGATGGCCGGCCACATCATCCGCGGCGCCGCGCCGGTCGAGGAGGACCAGCGCACCCGCCGTGCCAGCGTGATGTCGCTGGTGCGCGATCTCGTCGCCGCCTTCACCGCAAACGACGATCCGCTGCTCGGCCTGTTCGGCGCCTTCGCCTACGACCTCGTGTTCCAGATCGAGGACCTCGTGCAGAAGCGGGCGCGGGAGGCTGACCAGCGCGATATCGTGCTCTACGTGCCGGATCGCCTTTTGGCCTACGACCGTGCCACCGGCCGTGGCGTGGTGCTGAGCTACGATTTCTCCTGGAAGGGGAAGTCCACCCAGGGCCTGCCGCGCGACACCGCCGAGAGCGTTTACGCCAAAACGCCGCGGCAGGGATTTGCCGATCACGCGCCCGGCGAATATCAGGCAACGGTGGAGGTCGCGCGTGCGGCGTTCGCGCGCGGCGATCTGTTCGAGGCGGTGCCCGGGCAATTGTTCGCCGAGCCGTGCGAGCGTTCGCCGGCCGAAGTGTTCCAGCGGCTGTGCCGCATCAACCCGTCGCCCTATGGTGCGCTGATGAATCTCGGGGACGGCGAATTTTTGGTGTCGGCCTCGCCGGAAATGTTCGTGCGCTCCGATGGCCGCCGGGTCGAGACCTGTCCGATTTCGGGCACGATTGCGCGCGGCGTCGATGCGATCGGCGATGCCGAGCAAATCAGGCAATTGCTGAACTCGGAGAAGGACGAGTTCGAGCTCAACATGTGCACCGACGTCGACCGCAACGACAAGGCGCGCGTCTGCATCCCCGGCACCATCAAGGTGCTGGCGCGGCGGCAGATCGAAACCTATTCGAAGCTGTTCCACACGGTCGATCACGTCGAAGGCATGCTGCGCCCTGGCTTCGATGCGCTCGATGCCTTCCTGACCCACGCCTGGGCAGTCACCGTGACCGGTGCGCCGAAATTGTGGGCCATGCAGTTCGTCGAGGACAATGAGCGTTCGTCGCGGCGCTGGTATGCCGGCGCCATCGGTGCCGTGAATTTCGACGGCAGCATCAACACCGGGCTCACCATCCGGACCATCCGCATGAAGGACGGGCTGGCCGAAGTGCGCGTCGGCGCCACCTGCCTGTTCGATTCCGATCCGGCCGCCGAGGACCGCGAGTGCCAGGTGAAGGCAGCTGCGCTGTTCCAGGCGCTGCGGGGCGATGCGCCGAAGCCGCTGTCGACCTTTGCACCCGACGCGACCGGTTCGGGCCGCAAGGTGCTCTTGATCGACCACGACGACAGTTTTGTTCATATGCTGGCGGATTATTTCCGGCAGGTCGGCGCAAGCGTAACCGTGGTCCGGCACGTGCATGCACAGGAGATGCTGAAGCGGAAGGGCTGGGATCTCCTGGTATTGTCGCCGGGCCCGGGTCGCCCGGAGGATTTTGGAATCTCGAAGACCATTGGAACGGCGCTCGACCGAAAACTGCCGATCTTCGGTGTCTGCCTCGGCGTGCAGGCGATCGGCGAATATTTTGGCGGCCAGCTCGGTCAGCTCACCCAGCCGGCGCATGGACGGCCGTCGCGGATCCAGGTGCGGGGCGGACGGCTGATGCAGAACCTGCCGAATGAGATCGTGATCGGCCGCTATCATTCGCTCTATGTCGAGCGCGACAGCGTGCCCGATGTTCTCGAAGTCACCGCGACCACCGAGGACGGCGTCGCGATGGCGATCGAACACAAGACCTTGCCGGTCGGCGGCGTGCAGTTTCACCCGGAATCGCTGATGTCGCTCGGTGGCGAGGTGGGACTGCGCATCGTCGAGAATGCGTTTCGGCTGAATGTGGGATGA
- a CDS encoding GIY-YIG nuclease family protein encodes MTSARKAAIAAYKERKTIAGVFVIRCKATSEIWVGQTPNLEKIQNRIWFTLRQGSHPCHSLQAAWSAHGPDSLTLEECERLEEEEVPYIRDALLKERALHWRSRFNAEAV; translated from the coding sequence GTGACATCAGCCAGAAAGGCAGCCATCGCCGCCTACAAGGAACGAAAGACCATCGCGGGAGTCTTCGTCATCCGCTGCAAGGCGACCTCCGAGATATGGGTCGGCCAGACACCCAATCTCGAAAAAATCCAGAACCGCATCTGGTTCACACTGCGCCAGGGCAGCCACCCCTGCCACAGCCTGCAGGCGGCGTGGAGTGCGCACGGCCCCGACAGCCTGACGCTCGAGGAATGCGAGCGGCTGGAAGAGGAAGAAGTGCCTTACATCCGCGACGCGCTTTTGAAGGAGCGCGCGCTGCATTGGCGGTCGCGGTTCAATGCAGAGGCGGTGTGA
- a CDS encoding M48 family metallopeptidase: MAAYGLYTHIASNKLRSMLLLAGLFLLIYVLVFAGALVAEVVLNSGASLNYYLTRALRDLIAAFPYATIIAALWIVIAYFFHQNMIDAVTGGESVTRQQQPRLYNLLENLCISRGITMPKLKVMDSPALNAFATGLNQRQYSITVTSGLLQALNDQEIEAVLGHELTHIRNGDVQLMVIAMIIAGVVGFFGELFFRTFTNLSWNSTGSDWSSSSSSSSSSSSSSDRGKGGGGAVMAIIIAVVLILLAWLLSQVVKLALSRSRELLADAGSVELTKNPDAMITALRKIENRGELPGATSAVMELCVDNPREGFADLFATHPSVDRRVKALVQFAGGRDPGPLALPSDAADEPGESEESATEQLQPPVPRGPWGDANEPAGVPGTPPGPSEGPWGPHR; this comes from the coding sequence ATGGCCGCGTACGGTCTCTACACGCATATCGCATCGAACAAGTTGCGTTCGATGCTGCTGCTCGCCGGGCTGTTTCTGCTTATCTACGTGCTGGTCTTTGCCGGCGCGCTGGTTGCGGAAGTGGTGCTCAATAGCGGTGCTTCACTCAACTATTATCTGACGCGCGCCTTGCGCGACCTGATCGCAGCCTTCCCCTATGCGACAATCATCGCCGCGCTGTGGATCGTGATCGCCTATTTCTTCCACCAGAACATGATCGACGCCGTGACCGGCGGCGAGAGCGTGACGCGGCAGCAGCAGCCGCGGCTCTATAATCTCCTGGAAAACCTCTGCATCTCGCGCGGCATCACGATGCCGAAGCTGAAGGTGATGGACAGCCCGGCACTGAACGCCTTCGCCACCGGGCTCAACCAGCGGCAATATTCCATCACGGTGACGTCGGGCCTTCTGCAGGCGCTCAACGACCAGGAGATCGAGGCCGTGCTCGGCCACGAGCTCACACATATCCGCAATGGCGACGTGCAGTTGATGGTGATCGCCATGATCATCGCCGGCGTGGTGGGCTTTTTCGGCGAACTGTTCTTTCGAACGTTTACCAACCTGTCGTGGAACTCCACCGGCAGCGACTGGTCGTCCTCGTCATCTTCCTCTTCGTCCTCTTCATCGTCGTCCGACCGCGGCAAGGGCGGCGGCGGCGCCGTCATGGCGATCATTATCGCGGTCGTGCTGATCCTGCTGGCCTGGCTGTTGTCGCAAGTCGTCAAGCTGGCGCTGTCGCGGTCGCGCGAACTGTTGGCCGACGCCGGCTCGGTCGAACTGACCAAAAACCCCGACGCCATGATCACGGCGCTGCGCAAGATCGAAAATCGCGGCGAGCTGCCCGGCGCGACGTCTGCGGTGATGGAGCTCTGCGTCGACAATCCGCGCGAAGGGTTTGCCGACCTGTTCGCTACCCATCCGTCAGTCGACAGGCGCGTCAAGGCGCTGGTGCAGTTTGCCGGCGGCCGCGATCCTGGCCCGCTCGCCCTCCCGTCGGATGCAGCGGATGAACCCGGTGAGTCGGAGGAATCGGCCACGGAGCAACTCCAACCGCCGGTTCCCCGCGGCCCGTGGGGCGACGCCAACGAGCCCGCCGGCGTTCCGGGCACTCCTCCCGGCCCCTCGGAAGGCCCCTGGGGCCCGCATCGCTAA
- a CDS encoding DUF721 domain-containing protein, with protein MSKPGPISAKPLSVLLSDVFSDAYAKQGFAARELVTRWAEIAGPEIAAHSEPLKMQWPRPVEGQPQEPATLVLRVEGPMALEIQHSSDVILQRVNRFFGWSAVGRLALRQAPLSRRNRPAPPRAPDPKLVAKVAETLSAVEDEELRAALARLGASIKRN; from the coding sequence ATGTCCAAACCCGGTCCGATCTCGGCGAAACCCCTCTCCGTCCTGCTCAGCGACGTCTTTTCCGACGCCTATGCCAAGCAGGGATTTGCCGCGCGCGAACTGGTGACGCGCTGGGCCGAGATCGCCGGACCCGAGATCGCCGCCCATTCCGAGCCGCTCAAGATGCAATGGCCGCGGCCGGTGGAGGGGCAGCCGCAGGAACCGGCAACCCTGGTACTGCGGGTGGAGGGCCCGATGGCGCTGGAGATCCAGCATTCCTCCGACGTGATCCTGCAACGGGTCAACCGCTTTTTCGGCTGGAGCGCGGTCGGCCGGCTGGCGTTGCGGCAGGCGCCGCTGTCGCGCCGAAATCGCCCCGCGCCGCCCCGCGCGCCCGACCCGAAATTGGTGGCGAAGGTGGCCGAAACCCTGTCCGCCGTGGAGGATGAGGAACTGCGCGCAGCCCTGGCCCGGCTCGGCGCCTCGATCAAGCGAAATTGA
- a CDS encoding adenine phosphoribosyltransferase, whose translation MTFDHDIKATVRTIPDYPKKGILFRDITTLLADARAFRRAVDELVQPWAGLKIDKVAGIEARGFILGGAVAHQVSAGFVPIRKKGKLPHTTVRIAYSLEYGLDEMEMHADAVHPGERVILVDDLIATGGTAEGAVKLLRQIGANVVAACFIIDLPDLGGAAKLRAMEVPVRTLMAFEGH comes from the coding sequence ATGACATTCGATCACGACATCAAGGCCACCGTCCGCACCATTCCGGACTACCCGAAAAAGGGCATCCTGTTTCGCGACATCACGACGCTGCTGGCGGATGCGCGCGCCTTCCGGCGTGCCGTCGATGAGCTGGTGCAGCCCTGGGCGGGATTGAAGATCGACAAGGTCGCCGGCATCGAGGCGAGGGGCTTCATCCTCGGTGGCGCGGTGGCGCATCAGGTATCCGCGGGCTTCGTGCCGATCCGGAAAAAAGGCAAGCTGCCGCACACCACCGTGCGGATCGCCTATTCGCTGGAATACGGCCTCGATGAGATGGAAATGCATGCCGACGCGGTCCATCCCGGCGAGCGCGTCATCCTGGTCGATGATCTCATCGCCACCGGCGGCACCGCGGAAGGCGCGGTGAAATTGCTGCGCCAGATCGGCGCCAATGTGGTCGCGGCCTGCTTCATCATCGATCTGCCCGATCTCGGCGGCGCCGCCAAGCTGCGCGCGATGGAAGTGCCGGTGCGTACGCTGATGGCGTTCGAGGGGCATTAG